Part of the Citrus sinensis cultivar Valencia sweet orange chromosome 2, DVS_A1.0, whole genome shotgun sequence genome, tgttttatctTGCTGGGTTTTTTTCCAAGTTATCAGATTTGGGTCAGTCCTTCTTTTGCTCCGGGGATGTTCCTTGTAAGTAGTAATAAGTAAAGCCTCTCTCTTTATGTTCTGATTTGTTGTTGATACGACTGGCTGATCCAGTGATAAGATTGTTGATTTTTGCTTGCTTTTTGTTTGAATCAACTTGAATTCGTATTCGTTCTGGATTCTCCTTTGAGACCATCTGGATTTAAAGTTCTTCTTTTACataatggaattttttttttcatatgtaTTGTTTATTTGGTTAGTCCACTTCATGAGTTCTTTATTGCTGGGTTAATTGTATTTGTGAATTAATCAAGGTTTAAGACTTTGTGCACTTTGTTGTTTTGTGATTTGAGATTTACTTTGcgtatttatttataagcGCAATACAATGGAAAATTTCTTCCATATGTCATTATTGTTCctttttagggttttaaatTGTAGAATGCCTGAAGCAAGTGCATATACTTGAACGCATTCAGACATCACCAGATTGCGTTGCTGGCTCTTTAGCAGTGCTTGTGAAACCACCTGCATATATTAAGCCCTCTAAGACCACACCAATTCCcgtgattttcttttgaaaatatatgttCCTTGATTGGATGAGTTACAGACTTTGACTTTTCATTCGATAttaccttcattttttttttgttttgttttttgcagCGTGTAATTTTCGTGAAGCTAAGCAAAGTTCATTCATAAATGGTTGAAGTATATAAAGCTGGAAACATTTAGAGGTTAGCTAGATCATGGATGCATAGTTTCAGATGCGCAATATTGATAAATATGTTTCTCTCGTACCCGTCAGAATGATTGATCGATTGATCAGGGTTTCTGCTATTCTATTTCTGTTATGCACTTCAACATGTATTTTCCAGCCTGTTCAGCTGCAAGAATATTTCCTCCTCCATAGCTGTTTGCTGCGTGTAACTTATTCTGTGTTATATTTGTGTTGAAtaggcaaaatatttttttttcttccattttttcttttatagctCCATCATTGCTTTGGAAATGTCAATCTACAGATCAGATCGATGCTAAATAACTCTGCTTTAATCAATTACAGAAACCTAGAATTTCCTAGACGAAGTAGGTGCAATTGATCTTTGGTACTAAAAACAAAGGTCATCACTTGTACTAAGTATTAGAGAGAAACTATGAAATAGGATTTAATTTGTGTATCACTTAATTAAGTACTCTTAAAAGATTCTGATAACAAAATGATCTTTTGAACCATTCTTTCATCATGCAACGCCGAAATATCATCTGATATAATACAATCATCAGGTAGTTCATGCACTAGATATAAACTACTGCAAGCAATAAACACCAAGAGTTTCATCACCTCTGAACAGAGTCATAAGTTCAAGACAAAATTACAAACATAGCATATAAATAATTccaataacaataaagaaaaatggagacACGACTACTTTTGCAGATTGGTATATCTTAAATTATCTAGTTTTGTTCTGACCGGATGGCGTAAACTCGTAAAATCAAGTGGCAAAAACTGAAGATTCTGGTCGTCAGAGATCAAAACACAAGAAACAGGGGAAGCGGAGGGATGATAATTTTGGTAGACGGGTTGTTGTACTATCCTGTGTAGATATGAACACCAATTGCAATAAGGAAAATGATGAGGAGGCCAAAGAAGATGATGGAGTGGACAAAGATGGAAGCAGGACTGGTTTGCATGTTCCCAAACTCCACAACTCTGCCTTTGGCAGGCAGCTGGAACAACAGCCCTGGCGTCAACAGCACAAACAGCACTGTGGCTATTATTACCGGCCCCCAATC contains:
- the LOC102614599 gene encoding uncharacterized protein LOC102614599, which gives rise to MADWGPVIIATVLFVLLTPGLLFQLPAKGRVVEFGNMQTSPASIFVHSIIFFGLLIIFLIAIGVHIYTG